The genomic region GGCCATTGCCACTCATATCGCAGACCTTGGCTGGGAGGCGGTCGATATCGGACCGACATCCCCCGAGAGCACCCATTATCCCAAGCACGGCAAAGCGGCGGCGCAGCTTGTCGCCTCTGGTGATTGCCGGTTTGGCATCATTCTTTGCGGCACTGGCCAGGGCATCATGATGGCGGCGAACAAGGAAAAGGGTATCCGTTGCGGCGTTTGCACCGACGCATTCTCCGCCCGTATGATCCGTCAGCACAATGATGCCAACATGCTGTCATTGGGCGTGCGGGTGGTGGGCGAAGGACTGGCGCTTGATATCGTGGATGCTTTTCTGAGCGCCCAATTCGAAGGCGGCCGCCATGCGACCCGGGTGCAGATGATTGAGACGACGGAGGGCTAGCGCCGGCCGTTTCCTCTTCCCCGGCGAAAGAAATAGCTGCCGTTAAATACCGCCCCGGCCCCTCCGATAGGCGGTGGCTGACGCGTTTGAGGCGGTGAGGGGTTGAAGTATGGAGTGGGTTGGCGGCGGGCTCCCGCAGCCACCCAGCCCATCAACTGCGTTGATCGCCACGGTGGCCTTGGGCGTGGCGCCGCACAGCGGCGCTGGGCCCAACGAGAGGGGGGCCTCCGGCAGGAGGTTCCCGGCAGGCGGGAGACTCTGTTGGCAGGCGACTCTGTTGGCTGAGCTGATGGTGGGCGTGCAGGCAAAGGGCAGCCCTTCACCTGAGTTTTTTGGAACCTGTCCGCTGACCAGAATTTGGTCGAACAGTCTGGCTCAGCCCTTGACCATGCGGGCGGCCTGGGCGGCGGCGCGGATCTCTTCGGCGATCTCTTCGGCCTCTTCCGGCTCGAAATCCATCGGAACTTCTACCCCGCCGGCCTCGATGAACAGGCGTACCATGCCGGCATCGGTGGGACCGATTTGCATATTTGCCTCGATGTCACGTTCGCTATTGATACCCATTTTGCACTCCTGAGGACACTGGTGGCTGATTTCTGGTGCTACCGCGCGCACCATTGAAAGACAACCGTGGTTTGGGGTTTGATAGCACATGGCTGATGTGACTGTGCGCCGATTCGTTGCGGGTGACCTCCACTGGTTGGCAGCACGCCACCAGGATCTCTATGCGCGAGATGAGGGGGTGGATGCCACCTATGGGGCGATGATAACCGCGCTGCTGCATGATTTTTGCAGCGCCCATGATCCCCTGCGCGAAAAAGGCTGGATCGCCGCGCAGCGGGCGCGGCGACTTGGCAGCATATTTTGCATCCGCGAGAGCGACGAGATTGCCCGCCTGCGACTGTTCCTGCTGACGCCGCAGGCGCGGGGGCAGGGGCTGGGCAAGCGATTGATACGCGATTGCATGGGATTCGCCCGTCAGGCGGGATATCGTCAGATGGCGCTGCACAGCTATCAAAGCCACCGCACAAGTGGGTCATTATACCGCGCTTTTGGCTGGCAATTGGTCGATTCCCGGCCGGTGTTTTCATTCGGCGCGAATTTGATCGAACAAACCTGGCATGTTATGCTTTAAGCCCCTTGCAATTGTCCCGGGGGTTAGCTAAATCGCCCTTAGTGCCGCCATAGCTCAGTTGGTTAGAGCGCCTGATTGTGGATCAGGAGGTCCCCCGTTCGAGACGGGGTGGTGGTACCATTCTCCCCAATAAATCACCGATCCCTGCGCGACCCTGTGACCACGGGTACAATTTACACGCCGGGTGAGGGGCCAGGACTGTTGGCATCAGCTCAGGCCAGAGTTCAGGCCACGGTTCAGGCCAGAGCCTGGGCCTGCGCTTGTAGATCACCGGTGTTGCGGCGCCTGATGCGTGCCCTGACCGCTGGCATATGAGGTCAGCTGATCCGCCAGAATCGCAACCAGTTTGTGCAGCGCCACAGTCAGCAGCGCCAGCGCGATCAGGCTGGCAAACATCAGGTCGATCTTGACCCGGCCATTGGCCAGCAGCATCAGATATCCCAGCCCCCTGGAGGCGCCGACCCATTCGCCGATAACCGCGCCGATAGGGGCATAGACTGCCGCCAGTCGCAGCCCGGTGGCCAGCGAGGGCAGCGCATGGGGGATGCGGATACGGCGCATGACCTGCCAGCGGCTGGCGCCCATGGTGCGGGCCAGATCCAGCAGCCCGCTGTCCACCCGCGTCAGCCCGTCGTGAAACGCCGAGGTGACCGGGAAATAGATGATCAGCACCGCCATAACGATTTTTGAGGCCATGCCATAGCCGAACCACAGCGTCAGGATTGGCGCCAGCGCAAACACCGGCACCGCCTGGGTGACCACAAGAATCGGCAGCAACAATCGCTGCGCCCATTGCGAACTGGCCAGATGAATGGCGGTCAAAGCCCCCAGAGCGGTGCCCAGCAACAGCCCCAGGATCACCTCGGTGGCGGTGACGAGACTATGCTCCAGTATCAGGGCCCGGCTGGCAAAGCCCGCCTTTGCGACGCGCAGCGGTGATGGCAGGATGAAATGCGGCGCCCCGGTCAGCCAGACCAGCATCTGCCAGCCCAGCAGCCCCAGCAGCAAGGCGGCCAATCCGTAAAGAGCTCTCATCTGGCTTGCCCTCTCAGATGCGCCAGCAGCGCAGCCTGACAGGCCAGAGTAGCAGGATCCTGCAGCGCGCGGATCGGCGGGGTCGGCGGCGGTGTCCAGCGGGTTGCGGCTTTGGGTGACAGCAGCAGGATCTGATGGCCCAGACGGCTGGCCTCGGCCGGATCATGGGTGACCAGCAACACGGTCTTGCCCTGCAGCACCTCGGCGGCCAGTTCCTGCATATCGGCACGGGTGCCGGCATCCAGCGCCGAGAAGGGTTCGTCCAGCAGCACCACCGGGCGGTCCTCTATCAGGGCGCGCGCCAGCGCCGCCCGCTGCCGCATGCCACCAGACAGCGCCGCCGGAGTCTGGCTCTGATAGGCCTCCAGCCCGACCCGGGTCAGCAATTGCCGGGCGCGGGGCAGATCCGGGGTCTCGCCGCGCAAACGGGCGCCAAGAACGGTGTTTTCCAGCACCGTCAGCCAGGGCAGCAGCAGATCCGACTGCGCCATGTAACTGATGCGATCGCGCAGCGGCAGGCCATCCTCCGCCTGCACCGAGCCCTCAAACTGGCCGCTGGTGGACAGGCCAAGGATCAGCCGCAGGATGGTGGATTTCCCCACCCCCGAGGGCCCCAGCAGGCAGCTCCACTGGCCCGCAGGCAGCTGCATTGAAAGCGGGCCGAACAAGTCGACATCGCCCAATGAATAGCGGCCCTGCAGGGTGATCGCCGGTGGAACTGTCATGCGCCGCGCAACCCCATGTCCCAGAACCGCACTTCCAGCTCGGTTGCGGTGGTGAACCGATCCTGCAGGGCGGCCCAGCGGGCGGAGCCTGTCGGTTCATCGCCCAACCGCCGGGCGACAGCGCCCTCCAGCATGGCGCCAATGGTGGCACAGACCGTCTGATAGTCAGGGGCAGCGTAGGTGTTGATCCAACCGCCATAGGGCGCATCGGCGCCGCTGTTCTGCGCCAGCCGCAGTCCGATTTCACCATAGCCAAAGACGCAGGGGGCCAGGGCCGCCATCAGATCCAGAAAATCCCCCTGCAAGCCGGCGTCCAGCACATAGCGGGTATAGGCGATGTTCTCGAGCTCCTCGCGGGCGTCAAACAGTTGCTGCTCGGAAATGCCCTCGGCAGCGCAGACCTGCACATGATGTGCCATCTCGTGGTTGACCAGCGCCTCTACCGTGGCGGCGCAGATTTTCATCTCCTCAAGAGTTTCCGACTTGACCACCGCCAGCGACCAGGCCCGCGCGAAATGCACCAGGAACAGATAATCCTGCACCAGATAATGCAGAAACGCGGCGCGCGGCAGGGTGCCGTCACCCAGCCCCTGAACAAAGGCGTGGCGACTATAGGCTTGCCACTGTGCCGGGCAACCCTCGCGCATATGCGCGAAGGTCTGACCATAATTCGGGCCGCTCATTTTGAGGCCATATCCACAGTCACATCAACGGTGATCACCGCTACGTCGTTGACCGTGGGCACCAGACCGGCCTTGTGCAAAAACGCCTCGAACTTGGCATAGCGGCCGGCGTCCATGGCGGTGGGGCGCAGCGCGAAACGGGGCAGGGTGTCGGCCCATGCGCGCTTGTTCAGCTCGTCCTGCAGCTCGGTTGAGGTGGCTGCGAAGATCTCCCAGCTGTCATCCGGGTGGTTGACCATATACTGGGTGGCCTTTTCGGTGGCGGCCAGAAAACGGGCGATCATGTCGCGGTCCATGCTGTCTTTGTTGGCCACATAGATCAGCTCGTCATAGGCCGGTAATCCGTGTTCTTCGACGTAGAAACAGCGGCCTTCGATGCCTTCTATCTCCATCTGGTTCAGCTCAAAATTGCGAAAGGCGCCGATCACCGCGTCAACCTGACCCGACATCAGCGACGGCGACAGCGACCAGTTCACATTGACCAGTTCCACATCGTCCAGTGTCAGGCCATAGGTTGTCAGGATCGTCCCCAGCACCGCCTCTTCGACACCGCCAACCGAGAACCCGACCTTTTTGCCCTGCAGATCCGCGGGTGAGGAGATGGGCCCGTCTTTCAGCGCCAGCAGGCAGTTCAGCGGCGTCGCCACCAGGGTGCCAACCCGTTGCAGCGGCAGGCCCTGGTGGATCTGCAGGTGCAGCTGCGGCTGGTATGAGATCGCCAGATCAGCCTGACCGGCGGCGACCATCTTGGGCGGGTCCGAGGGATCCGCCGGGGCGATGATCTCGACCTGCAGATCCTGTTCAGCGAAATATCCCTTTTCCTGCGCCACAATGATCGGCCCGTGGTCGGGGTTGACGAACCAGTCCAGCAGCAGGGTCATCTTGTCCTGCGCCATCAGCGGTGACGCGGCCAATGCCAGCGCGGTGGTCAGAGAGAGGAGTTTCATGAGAGGGGGCCTTTCGGATGGGGGGCAGGGTCGCCCAGTGCAATGAGGGTGATGTCGCCGGTCCAGTAGCTTTGCATCGCCCGCGCCGCCTGCCAGGCACGCAGGCCCGACCGGCAGACCAGCACCGCCCGCTGGCCAGTGGCCGGGCTGGGACGGCTGAACTTCAGCTCATCGACTGTCAGGCGAAGGGCCAAAGCGGTGATCGGGGTGGCGGCCTCCTCGGGGCTGCGCAGATCGACCACAAAATCGCTTGCGGTGAGGGCCTCGGGGGCGATGAAACTCAGTGCCGCCTCGGGTTCCGCTGCGCCGTCAAAGCGAAAATCAGCGATGCGCAGGCTGTGCAGGTCAAAGCGAACCAGTTGCCCCAGTGGCGAGGGCGACAGGCCCAGCAATGTGTTCAGCGCCATCTGCGCCTGCATCGCGCCTATGGTGCCCACCACAGGCCCCATCACCCCGGCGCTGTCGCAGGATGCCGCCCGGTCGGGCAGCTCGGGAAACAGCGCCCGCAGCGACGGGGCCTGGCCGCAAAAGCCGCCCACATAGCCCTGAAACCCCAGCACTGAGGCCGAGATCAGCGGCTTGTCCAGCGCCAAGCAGGCATCGGACAGGATATAGCTGACAGCAAAACTGTCGGCACAATCCAGCACGATGTCAGCGGCTTGCACCAGATCCATGGCATTGGCCGGGGTCAGGGGATTTGCAATCGGAGTGACCCGACAGTCCGGGTTCAGCCCGCGCAGGGCCTGCGCTGCCACCTGTGCCTTGCTTTGCCCAATATCATCCTGGCGGAACAGCACCTGTCGGTGCAGATTGCTCAGCGACACCACATCGGGGTCCACAAGGGTGATCTGGCCCAGTCCGGCCGCGGCCAGATAGGGCAGCACCGGACTGCCCAGCCCACCGGCGCCAATCACCAGCGCATGGGCGGCGCCAAGGGTGTTCTGTCCGCTCACGCCGACTTCGGGCAGCAGTATCTGGCGTCCGTAGCGGCTCATCTGGTCACCTCGATCCAGGTTTTGACCCGTGCGTCGGGATCTGCGTTCAGGGTGATGTCGGTGACCGCTGCCACCACATCGGCGCCAGCCGCAAAAGCCCCCGGCGCGCGGTCGACACCCATACCGCCAATGGCGATCAGAGGGGTGTCGCCGATCAGCGATTTCCACTCGGTCAGCTTTGCCAGCCCCTGCGGTTGCCATTTCATTTTCTTCAGGATGGTGGGGTAGACCGGGCCAAGGGCGATGTAATCCGGAGCCAGCGCCATAGCCCGGTCCAGCTCGGCGCGGTCATGGGTGCTGAGCCCCAGCCGCATCCCGGCCTTGCGGATGGCGGCGATGTCGGCACAGTCCAGATCCTCCTGTCCCAAGTGAATAAAGTCGCAGCCCTCGTCGAGGGCGATTTGCCAGTGATCATTGATCACCAGGGTGCAGCCCGCCGCCCGGCACAGATCCCGCGCGGCGATGATCTCGGCCCGCAGCTCCTCTGGGGCGGCATCCTTGATGCGCAGCTGCACCAGCTTGATCCCCAGCGGCAACAGCCGTCGCAGCCACTTGGTATCGTCGAAAATCGGGTAGAAACGATCCAGCCTCATGACAGAAACGCCTTGCCGATAACCGGGGTCGAGGGCGCCGCCATGTCGCGGGGCTCCATCGGGTCGGCCCGCGCGGCAAGCTGGCCGGCATGGATCGCAGCAGCAAAACCCTCGGCCATTTGCGCCGGGTCGCCGGCCCTGGCCACCGCAGTGTTCAACAGCACCGCATCAAAGCCCAGCTCCATCGCCTGCGCTGCCTGCGACGGCAGGCCCAGCCCGGCATCAATCACCAGTGGGGTATCGGGGAAATGAGCCCGCAGGGCGCGCAGGCCAAACAGGTTGTTCAACCCCATGCCAGAGCCAATCGGCGCCCCCCAGGGCATCAGCACCTGACAGCCAGCATTCAGCAGCCTGTCGGCGACCACCAGATCCTCGGTGGTGTAGGGGAACACCTGAAACCCGTCCTCAACCAGAATGCGCGCCGCCTCGACCAGACCAAAGACATCCGGCTGCAGGGTGTCTGCCTCGCCGATGACCTCAAGCTTGATCCATTTGGTGCCAAACACCTCGCGCGCCATATGGGCGGTGGTGACGGCCTCTTTGACGCTGTGGCAGCCGGCGGTATTGGGCAGCACCCGCACTCCAAGATCCCGGATCAGGGCCCAGAAATCCTGCCCCGCACGACCCGCACCGCTTTCCCGGCGCAGAGACACGGTGGCGACGCTGGCGCCACTGCGTTGAAAGGCCTCGGCCAGAATGGCGGGCGAGGGGAACTGAGCAGTGCCCAGCATCAGGCCATTGGCCAGCTTTGTTCCGTAGAAATCTCGCATCTCTCAACCTCCCTGCATCGGCGCCAGCACTTCAATCTGATCGCCGTCTTTCAGGTCCTGCCTCGTGCGCAGGGCCAGCGGCACAAAGGCGCCATTTACCGCTGTCGCGACAGTCGCGCTGCCAAAGCCTGCCTCGGCCAGCAGTTGCGCCAGGGTGGTGGCCAGGGTGCTGCGTGGTTTCCCGTTAAGCTGAATGTTCATGGATGTTCTCTTCTTGGTTTGTGCCAAAGATCATGTCGCCAACCCGGCGGCCAAAACCCGGGGCCAATAGATAGCCGTGCCGGTAAAATCCATTGACCCGGATCAGATTTCCGTCGCGCTGCACGCGCGGCAGATTGTCGGCAAAGGCGGGGCGGGTATCGACGCCGGTTTCCAGCACCTCAGCCTCGCCAAAGGCGGGGGACAGGGCGTAGGCGGCGCTGAGCATTTCCAGCAGCGAGCGCGCCGTCACATGGCTGCTGGCGCTGCTCTCAATCATGGTGGCGCCGACCATGAAAATGCCGTTGCCGCGTGGCACCACATACAGCGGGATGCGCGGATGCAGCAGGCGCAGGGTGCGCGACAGGCTGACATCCGGGCAGGACAGCATCAGCATCTCACCTTTGACACCGCGCAAATCACTCAGCACATCCCGCGCGCCATAGCCGCGGCAGTCGATGGTCAGCCCAAGCCTAGCACTGTCGGCCGGGTCGCGTTCGGCCTGGATGAAGTCCACCCCATCGGCCAAGAGCGACTGATGCAGGCAGGTGAGCGCAGAGCGCGGGCAGATATGGGCTTCGCTGGCAAACAACAGCCCGGCAGAAAAGCGATCCCCCAGATCGGGTTCCAGCGCGGCTATCTGGTCGCGGTCCACATGATCAAAATGGCTGGTGCGGCGGGCAAACTGGCGCAGCTGGCCCTGATCGCGGTGCTGCGACAGAACCAGAGATCCCTTTTGCTGCACCAACCCGGTCTTCTGCTGCCACCAGCTGGCCGCATCGCCGCCAAGGCGCAGCACCTCTGGCGCGGCGCTTTCGGCCTCGCAATAGGGGGCAAGCATACCGCCGGCCCACCACGAGCAGCTATGCGCGCCGGGGGCGCCACCCCGGTCGTAAAGCTGAACATGGGCGCCTCGGTCGCGCAATTCGCGGGCGACACAGAGCCCGACAACGCCGGCGCCGATGATGGTGATCTCAACCATGATTAGCTCCAGACCGCGTAGAAGTGATGCACCGGCCCATGGCCGCTGCCGATGGTCAGCTGATCCGCAGCGATGATCGCCTGTTGCAAATAGCCATGCGCCGCCGTCACTGCCGCCGGTAGTGGCAAGCCCTGTGCCAGCTGCGCCGCTATGGCTGCGGAATAGGTGCAGCCGGTGCCATGGGTGTTGCGGGTGTTGACGCGGGGCGCTGACAGAAGCAGTGGCGCTGTGGGTCCGGCCAGCAATAGATCGGTACAGGTGACCCCGGTGCTGTGACCGCCCTTCATCAGCACTGCTTTGGGGCCGAGCGCCAGCAGCGCGCGGGCCTGATCCTCCTGGCTGGTCAGATCCTGCGCGACATCACGGCCCAGCAGGCAGGCGGCCTCGGGCAGGTTGGGGGTTAGCAGATCAGCGCGTGGCAGCAGCTCGGATTTCAGGGCCTCAACGGCGTCCTCTTGCAGCAGCGCGTCGCCGGATTTGGCAATCATCACCGGGTCCAGAATGACCATACCGTCGTAACCAGACAGCGCATTGGCGACGGTTCGGATGATCGCCGGCGAAAACAACATGCCGAGCTTGATCACCTGCGGTTTCAGGTCCGACAGCACCGCGTCGATTTGCGCCCGCACCACATCCGCGGGGATCGCGTGCACGGCGGTGACTTTGCAGGTGTTCTGCGCGGTGACAGCTGTGATGACGCTGGCGCCATAGACATGATTGGCTGAAAACGCCTTGAGATCGGCCTGTATACCGGCCCCGCCACCGCTGTCCGAGCCAGCGATTGTCAATGCAATGGGTGTCGTTTTCATTCTGCGCCCTTCGTAAAAACAAGGGCAAGGCAGCACAGGAAACGAGAGTCAGGGCGCCACATAAACGCATCGATCCGTTCCCTACGCCGGTATTGCCCGGATCAGGTTCGACGGGTCGATGCAAGCATCTCTCAGCCCTTAAGGGCCCCCCGACGGATTGGCTGTGGTTTAGTGAATACAAGGAGAGCATGCAAGCGGTTCACGCCTGCATGCTCTGGATGACGACCGATTCCGCCCGAGGGCTCGGTTCGAAATACGGTCGAAACACTGTTGTTTTTATGACCCGTTATTGCGCGGCGAACAACCGGCTATATTCCTCACGCAGGAGGTTTTTTTGCACCTTTCCCATGGTGTTTCGCGGCAGTTCCGGCAGCACGATCAACTTTTTGGGGTGCTTGAAGCGGGCCAGTGAGTCGCCCACGGTGGCGCTGATCGCCTGCAAATCCGGCCCGGTTTCATCGCTGGCGACAAGAAAACCGACAACGGTTTCGCCAAAGTCGGGGTGCGGCACGCCGATCACCGCGCTTTCCAATACGCCGGGTTGGTCGTCCAGAACCAGTTCGACCTCTTTGGGATAAATGTTGTAGCCGCCTGAGATGATTAGGTCTTTGTTGCGTCCGACAATCTGCACATAGCCCTGCGCATCAATCACCCCCAGATCGCCGGTGATGAAAAACCCATTCGCGCGCAGCTCTTCGGCGGTTTTTTCCGGCATCTGCCAGTAGCCTTGAAAGACGTTGGGCCCGCGCACCTCGATCTGGCCGATCTCGCCATCTGGCAGAGTGTCGCCGGTGGCGGTATCGGTGATTTTCAGCTCCACCCCCGGCAAGGGTCTGCCAACCGTGCCGGCGCGGCGTTCGCCATCGTAGGGGTTCGAGGTGTTCATATTGGTTTCGGTCATGCCATAGCGTTCCAGAATGCGATGGGTGGTGCGGCTCTCGAACTGGATATGGGTATCGGCCAATAGCGGCGCACTGCCCGAGATGAACAGCCGCATGTGGCGGGTCAGCTGCTTGGTAAAGCGGGCGTCATCCAGCAACCGGGTATAAAAGGTCGGCACCCCCATCATGACCGTGGCAGGGCCTAGGTTTTCGATCACCTGATCGCAATTGAACCGGGGCAGAAAGATCATTGAACCACCGGCCAGCAGGGTGACGTTTGTGGCGACAAACAGCCCGTGGGTGTGAAAGATCGGCAAGGCGTGCAGCAGCACGTCGCGATCGGTGAACTGCCAGTAATCGACCAGGGTTTCGGCATTGGACAGCAGGTTTTGCTGGCTCAGCATGGCGCCCTTGGAGCGCCCCGTGGTGCCCGAGGTATAGAGAAAGGCGGCCAGGTCATCCAGCTGTCTGGCAACGGTGGGAAAGCCGTCAGGTTTGGTTGCGGCCAGGGTGGTGAGCGAACCAGTGCCATCGGCATCCAGCGTTTCCAGCAGCGCCCCGGCGGCTTGGGCGACGGGCGCAAGAGCCGCCCGATTGACGCTGTCGCAGACCAGCAGTTTGGCGCCGCTGTTCTCCACAAAATACGAGACCTCGGCTGCGGTATAGGCGGTGTTGAGCGGCAGAAACACGATGCCTGCCTGCACGCAGGCGGCATAGATCGCCAGCGCCTGCGGTGATTTCTCAACCTGAACCGCCAGCCGCTCACCCGGCGCGACCCCGGCGTCGCGCAACACATGCGCATAGCGCGCCGCCATGCACAGGAAATCGTCATGGGTCACCGAGCTGCCATCCGTCAGATGCAGAAACGGCGTGGTTTTGCCGGCGTAGCGACCAAAGAGAGTGTCATAGAGAGGGTTGGTCATCGAAAGTGTCCTCATGTGTCTTGCAGTTGGGCGGCGGCGCTCAGGGCGGTAACTTCGGCGGATGCGACTACGGTATGGGCCGAGGCAAATTGTTCGTGGTTCTGCGATATCAGCGGCAGGTCATAGAGATAATTCACCATTGCGCCACCGGATTGTGCCAGACCGTTTTCCGACAGGTCGGCGCCGGCGTGGACCGCGTGGATCAGGGCGCCATTGCCCAGATGGAAACGCGCCACCGGATCATAGGGCGCGCCGTTGGGACGTTTGGCGGTCAACAGGTAATGGGCGGCGATCTTGCGCTGCTGCTCGGCATCCCTCGCGTCGGTCGGCGCTCCGGCCTGCTCCAGCCAGCGGTTCAGGCCGGGAATCGGCGACAGGGTGACAAAGGTTTTCAGGTTGGGCAATTCGCGCGACAGATCGGCAACCACCTGTTTGATCAGCGAGTTTCCGAACGAGATCCCGGCCAGTCCGGCCTGACAGTTGGAGATCGAGTAGAACACCGCGGTGTCGGCGGCCTGTGCCGCGATATTGTCGCGCTCATCCGCCAGCAGCCCCTGCACCGATGCGGGTATGCCTTTGGTCAGGGCGACCTCGACAAAAATCAGCGGCTCATCCGGCATTGCCGGGTGAAAAAAGCCAAAACAGCGCCGGTCGGCAGGTTGCAGGCGGCGGCGCAGATCGTCCCAGCTGTGAATGGCATGCACCGCCTCATAGGCGATGATCTTGTCGAGAATGTCCGCCGGGCTTTGCCAGCTGATCGGCCGCAGCACCAGAAAGCCGAGATTGAACCAGGAGGCGAACAGGTGCCGCAGATCCAGATCGACCACCGCCAGTTGCGGGTGGTCTCGGGTCAGTTTCAGCAGGTCCTTGCGCATCTCGACCAGCTGCTTGGTGGCGCCTGGCACCTGGTTCAACCGGCGCGCCAGTTCCTGGCGCCGCGGTTCAGAGGCCGCCATGAAATGTTGGTAGGTGGATTTGCTGGGCTCAGCCGAATAGGCCTCTAAGGCGCTTGATACTTCATCGGGGATAATGCCCAGATGATCCGTCAGGTAGGTAAAGAACGCGTGCCTTCCGTCCCCGTCCATAGCCGCGTAACTGTCGAGGATATGCCGGGCGAGGACCATGCCGGAGACCTCGCCCGAGCTGCTTAACAGATCGCTGCACAGCTCGTCGATAGAGCGGCCCTGATGGTCGGGTTCCGAGGCACCGCGATAGCGGCGCTCAAACACCGTGTTCAGAAGATCCGCAAGAAAGCTCATAACCGGGCCCCCATGACTGCGTCTGGCAACCAGGTCGCAAGACCGGGGAACAGGCAGAGCAGCACAATCGCCAGCACCATACAGGCCACATAGGGCAGTGAGCCCAAAAGTATAGTTTTGAGCGAGATGTCAGGGGCAATGCCGCTGATCACATAGAGGTTCAGACCGACCGGCGGCGAGATCAACCCGATCTCCATATTGATGGTCAAAATCACCGCAAACCAGATCGGGTCAAAGCCCGCTGTGATGATGATCGGCAGCAGGATCGGCGCCGCCATCAGGATCACCGCAACCGGCGGCAGGAAGAAGCCGGCGATCAGCAGGAATACGTTCACCGCGCCCATCAGCACCCAGCGGTTCACCTCCAGCGTACCGATCCATTCGGCAATCGACTGGGTGATATAGAGGCTGGACAGCATGTAGGAAAACACCCCCGCAGCGGCGATGATGAACAGGATCATCACGCTTTCCCTGGTGCTGTCGCGCAGCACCACCCAGAGATCGCGCGGATGCCACAGCTTGTAGATCACCACGGCGATGATCAGGCAGAGCAGGGCGCCCACAGCAGCGGTTTCCGACGGGGTGGCGATGCCGCCATACATGGCATAGAGCACGCCGAGAATGATCGCCAGAAAGGGCAGCACCCGGGGCAGCACTTCAAAGCGTTCGCGCCACGTATAGCTGCGGCCGTTCAGCAGGTTGGGATCGCCGGATTTCCAGGTGGCATAGAGCGACCAGGCCATGAACAGGCCCACCAACAGCAAGCCGGGGATGACGCCTGCCAGAAACAGGCGGCCAATCGAGGTCTCGGTGGCAATGCCATAGACAATCATGGTGACCGAGGGCGGGATCAGGATACCCAGGGTGCCGCCGGCGGCAATCG from Parasedimentitalea psychrophila harbors:
- the thiD gene encoding bifunctional hydroxymethylpyrimidine kinase/phosphomethylpyrimidine kinase, which produces MKTTPIALTIAGSDSGGGAGIQADLKAFSANHVYGASVITAVTAQNTCKVTAVHAIPADVVRAQIDAVLSDLKPQVIKLGMLFSPAIIRTVANALSGYDGMVILDPVMIAKSGDALLQEDAVEALKSELLPRADLLTPNLPEAACLLGRDVAQDLTSQEDQARALLALGPKAVLMKGGHSTGVTCTDLLLAGPTAPLLLSAPRVNTRNTHGTGCTYSAAIAAQLAQGLPLPAAVTAAHGYLQQAIIAADQLTIGSGHGPVHHFYAVWS
- a CDS encoding TRAP transporter large permease; its protein translation is MDPLYLGAIVAIATILVLFSGVSVGLGLLIVSGGFLVIFDGMRSLELMPEILFGKLDNFALLSIPMFIIMGSSISSTRAGADLYEALERWLTRIPGGLVISNLGACALFAAMSGSSPATCAAIGKMGIPEMRKRGYPDGVAAGSIAAGGTLGILIPPSVTMIVYGIATETSIGRLFLAGVIPGLLLVGLFMAWSLYATWKSGDPNLLNGRSYTWRERFEVLPRVLPFLAIILGVLYAMYGGIATPSETAAVGALLCLIIAVVIYKLWHPRDLWVVLRDSTRESVMILFIIAAAGVFSYMLSSLYITQSIAEWIGTLEVNRWVLMGAVNVFLLIAGFFLPPVAVILMAAPILLPIIITAGFDPIWFAVILTINMEIGLISPPVGLNLYVISGIAPDISLKTILLGSLPYVACMVLAIVLLCLFPGLATWLPDAVMGARL
- a CDS encoding FAD-dependent oxidoreductase translates to MVEITIIGAGVVGLCVARELRDRGAHVQLYDRGGAPGAHSCSWWAGGMLAPYCEAESAAPEVLRLGGDAASWWQQKTGLVQQKGSLVLSQHRDQGQLRQFARRTSHFDHVDRDQIAALEPDLGDRFSAGLLFASEAHICPRSALTCLHQSLLADGVDFIQAERDPADSARLGLTIDCRGYGARDVLSDLRGVKGEMLMLSCPDVSLSRTLRLLHPRIPLYVVPRGNGIFMVGATMIESSASSHVTARSLLEMLSAAYALSPAFGEAEVLETGVDTRPAFADNLPRVQRDGNLIRVNGFYRHGYLLAPGFGRRVGDMIFGTNQEENIHEHSA
- a CDS encoding malonate--CoA ligase, whose translation is MTNPLYDTLFGRYAGKTTPFLHLTDGSSVTHDDFLCMAARYAHVLRDAGVAPGERLAVQVEKSPQALAIYAACVQAGIVFLPLNTAYTAAEVSYFVENSGAKLLVCDSVNRAALAPVAQAAGALLETLDADGTGSLTTLAATKPDGFPTVARQLDDLAAFLYTSGTTGRSKGAMLSQQNLLSNAETLVDYWQFTDRDVLLHALPIFHTHGLFVATNVTLLAGGSMIFLPRFNCDQVIENLGPATVMMGVPTFYTRLLDDARFTKQLTRHMRLFISGSAPLLADTHIQFESRTTHRILERYGMTETNMNTSNPYDGERRAGTVGRPLPGVELKITDTATGDTLPDGEIGQIEVRGPNVFQGYWQMPEKTAEELRANGFFITGDLGVIDAQGYVQIVGRNKDLIISGGYNIYPKEVELVLDDQPGVLESAVIGVPHPDFGETVVGFLVASDETGPDLQAISATVGDSLARFKHPKKLIVLPELPRNTMGKVQKNLLREEYSRLFAAQ
- a CDS encoding malonyl-CoA decarboxylase, producing MSFLADLLNTVFERRYRGASEPDHQGRSIDELCSDLLSSSGEVSGMVLARHILDSYAAMDGDGRHAFFTYLTDHLGIIPDEVSSALEAYSAEPSKSTYQHFMAASEPRRQELARRLNQVPGATKQLVEMRKDLLKLTRDHPQLAVVDLDLRHLFASWFNLGFLVLRPISWQSPADILDKIIAYEAVHAIHSWDDLRRRLQPADRRCFGFFHPAMPDEPLIFVEVALTKGIPASVQGLLADERDNIAAQAADTAVFYSISNCQAGLAGISFGNSLIKQVVADLSRELPNLKTFVTLSPIPGLNRWLEQAGAPTDARDAEQQRKIAAHYLLTAKRPNGAPYDPVARFHLGNGALIHAVHAGADLSENGLAQSGGAMVNYLYDLPLISQNHEQFASAHTVVASAEVTALSAAAQLQDT